In a genomic window of Pseudomonas oryzihabitans:
- the iaaH gene encoding indoleacetamide hydrolase: MNKTPFLALAIALANSSAFAALPATPLYRLSAEETAKMICRGQVSSEEVVRYWLGRVDAHPELNAFISVDHPRAIAEAKKVDARLASGGQCRPLEGVPIAIKDNIQVVGFANTAGTPALRQFMPKVNAPVVDKLEAAGAIIVGKTNMHELAFGATGYNVVYHAGNVVGVRNAFDQSRIAGGSSSGSAAALGARMVPIAMGTDTGGSTREPCALNGCLGFRPTVGRYSGAGITPISSTRDTAGPMANSLGDIVLMDSVLSGKTPLPAKLARQIRLGLPDYFWADLDSDVAGKAKQALAKLKAAGVQLIPVQMPGMKNLVAAVATPVAVVEAKRALTAYLKEQGTGVSFEQLTSGIASPDVKAIFETMVVPVTVPDAAGRMVPGQPLYEQAIKQGVPALAALYEQTFRQHELDALLFPAVPEVAIKTGPEAGTPDHFLRIIRNSDPGSNVKMPGLSIPVGLGEETKLPVGMEIDALPGQDDELLAIGRTLESIWGAGPIPAIAR, translated from the coding sequence ATGAACAAGACTCCCTTCCTGGCCTTGGCGATTGCCTTGGCGAACTCGAGTGCCTTCGCGGCGCTACCGGCTACCCCTCTTTACCGCCTCAGTGCTGAGGAAACCGCCAAGATGATCTGCCGCGGCCAGGTCTCCAGCGAAGAGGTAGTCAGGTATTGGCTGGGCCGTGTGGATGCGCACCCCGAACTCAATGCCTTCATCTCCGTGGACCACCCGCGCGCGATCGCCGAAGCGAAGAAAGTGGACGCCCGACTCGCCAGCGGCGGCCAATGTCGTCCCCTGGAAGGCGTGCCGATCGCCATCAAGGACAACATCCAGGTGGTGGGTTTCGCCAACACCGCTGGCACCCCCGCCTTGCGGCAATTCATGCCCAAGGTGAATGCGCCGGTCGTCGACAAGCTTGAAGCGGCCGGTGCGATCATCGTCGGCAAGACCAACATGCACGAGTTGGCGTTCGGGGCTACTGGATATAACGTCGTCTACCACGCAGGGAACGTCGTTGGTGTTCGCAATGCCTTCGACCAGTCGCGCATCGCCGGCGGATCTTCCTCGGGCAGCGCCGCGGCCCTCGGCGCCCGGATGGTGCCGATCGCCATGGGTACCGATACCGGCGGATCGACACGCGAGCCCTGCGCCCTGAATGGCTGCCTTGGATTCCGTCCTACCGTGGGTCGCTACAGCGGTGCAGGCATCACTCCCATTTCGTCCACTCGGGATACCGCCGGGCCGATGGCGAACAGCCTGGGCGACATCGTGCTGATGGATTCCGTGCTCAGCGGCAAAACCCCACTGCCCGCCAAGCTGGCCAGGCAGATTCGCCTCGGATTGCCCGATTACTTCTGGGCCGATCTGGACAGCGACGTCGCCGGAAAAGCCAAGCAAGCCCTAGCCAAGCTCAAGGCCGCAGGGGTACAGCTGATACCCGTGCAGATGCCCGGAATGAAAAACCTCGTGGCAGCGGTGGCGACGCCCGTGGCGGTAGTCGAAGCGAAGAGGGCGCTCACAGCCTATTTGAAAGAGCAGGGTACCGGCGTCTCGTTCGAACAGCTGACGTCTGGGATTGCGAGCCCCGATGTCAAAGCCATCTTCGAGACCATGGTGGTGCCGGTAACCGTACCGGATGCAGCGGGAAGGATGGTGCCGGGACAGCCGCTCTACGAGCAGGCAATCAAGCAAGGCGTTCCCGCGTTGGCAGCGCTATATGAGCAGACCTTCAGGCAACACGAACTCGATGCCTTACTGTTTCCCGCCGTGCCGGAAGTCGCCATCAAGACCGGTCCAGAGGCGGGTACGCCTGACCACTTCCTTCGCATCATCAGGAACTCGGATCCCGGCAGTAACGTGAAGATGCCTGGCCTGAGCATCCCGGTCGGTCTTGGTGAGGAAACGAAACTTCCGGTGGGTATGGAGATAGATGCTCTGCCAGGCCAGGACGATGAACTGCTCGCCATAGGTCGCACCCTCGAGTCCATCTGGGGAGCAGGCCCCATTCCCGCAATCGCTCGTTAA
- a CDS encoding carbohydrate porin, whose product MKKNKSSGRTYARRFCVNAVLAAIGIAAGGFAGADDSAFKPHIVVTNQTLKNLDIGPRPYSFANAGAIFVGADLDLGKLLDNHAGTLKFDYTFFPWMRNAGVPAQAHWQGAVGSGLAGSVMHNDIDTGYLSLFAYEQKLLDGQLQVTAGRTNAKRYFYLSNCGAIVACNDPLVEYTTGILPFPYGSWGGYAKYQVNDRWYVHGGAFESNPNDYLDKTHGWHWNPDNASGVTSLAGIGFEQTVAQNPYPYHYELNGFFNSAEQVDISDGTKHRGSSGVIFRFRQTVARDEVADAQSLGQAWQVFGAWSFNADDSQPFQHFVEAGVTRVGPFGRPQDSISLKASYLRLSEKQYDYQNQQRLAATGRDQHLSRGESRVELNMHWQATRYLAFEPSVQYIFNPSNFYNPAAEVSGNGTVLGLQVVYDFGSQIGL is encoded by the coding sequence ATGAAAAAGAACAAGAGTTCAGGGCGTACGTATGCGCGTCGTTTTTGTGTGAATGCAGTACTGGCGGCTATTGGTATTGCCGCTGGGGGCTTCGCTGGGGCTGATGACAGCGCATTCAAGCCGCATATCGTCGTCACCAACCAAACGCTCAAGAACCTGGACATCGGCCCCCGGCCTTATAGTTTTGCAAATGCCGGGGCCATCTTCGTGGGGGCGGACCTGGATCTGGGCAAATTGCTGGATAACCATGCCGGCACCCTGAAGTTCGATTACACCTTCTTTCCCTGGATGCGCAATGCAGGGGTTCCCGCCCAGGCCCATTGGCAGGGCGCGGTTGGCAGTGGCTTGGCCGGCTCCGTCATGCACAACGATATCGATACGGGCTACCTGTCGCTCTTTGCCTACGAGCAAAAGCTTCTCGATGGACAGTTGCAGGTGACCGCCGGGCGTACCAACGCCAAGCGTTACTTCTATCTCTCCAACTGTGGCGCCATCGTTGCCTGCAACGACCCGCTGGTCGAGTACACAACTGGCATCCTTCCATTTCCCTACGGCAGCTGGGGCGGATATGCGAAGTATCAAGTGAACGACCGCTGGTACGTGCATGGAGGGGCTTTCGAGTCGAATCCCAACGACTATCTCGACAAGACCCATGGGTGGCACTGGAATCCGGATAATGCCAGCGGGGTCACCAGTCTTGCGGGTATCGGCTTTGAGCAGACCGTTGCCCAAAATCCCTATCCTTACCACTATGAACTCAACGGCTTCTTCAATAGCGCTGAGCAGGTGGACATTTCTGATGGCACGAAGCATCGCGGTAGCAGCGGCGTAATTTTCCGTTTCCGGCAGACCGTTGCACGCGATGAAGTCGCGGATGCTCAGTCGCTTGGCCAGGCCTGGCAGGTATTCGGCGCCTGGTCATTCAATGCTGACGACTCTCAACCCTTCCAGCACTTTGTGGAAGCCGGAGTAACCCGGGTGGGGCCGTTTGGTCGGCCACAGGATTCCATCAGTCTGAAGGCAAGTTATCTGCGGCTGTCGGAAAAGCAGTACGACTACCAGAACCAGCAGCGTCTTGCTGCCACAGGGCGGGATCAGCACCTGTCCAGAGGGGAATCACGCGTCGAGCTCAATATGCATTGGCAGGCGACGCGATATCTGGCGTTCGAACCAAGCGTCCAATACATTTTCAATCCGAGTAATTTCTATAATCCCGCTGCCGAGGTGAGTGGGAACGGCACGGTATTGGGTTTGCAGGTGGTCTACGATTTTGGCTCGCAAATCGGCTTGTGA
- a CDS encoding carbohydrate porin, with the protein MKKRIAASGLAFWGAISVPVMAAEALATDSPWLTGDWAGKRNELSEQGFIFGLFYVNELAANVKGGYDQKTALVTSDQTTALFNYDLSKKMGVDGEFSLVLTNRNNHQLLSNTRLNDPRTGTLPNLSQEVWGFGSVTRLTRLTYKQNFFDKKLTVRVGKMTPTEEYFPSTCEFQSLVNCGTVPGISNIWYGWPISTWAISTTYHIAPDWYIKVGAYQQSPLTTRNERRMSLSTRGSEGQIYPILLGWRPHWGERKLAGNYFIGAYYSNVDAPDVAAGAAGGMEASNPAAGFKSRHGKYAAWAFFEQQLTGPGGDSKQGLRVFVNAEINDKATSVLHYGYGAGLYYNGLFASRPDDMLGFASTAIKINKDWTRNRDLANQLAGVDNYDDPRYLPLGDTEVSTELFYRYQATPWLYLQPNIQYYIAPGGVDKVPDATVLGLRFNITF; encoded by the coding sequence TTGAAGAAGCGTATAGCAGCCAGTGGTTTAGCTTTTTGGGGGGCGATCAGTGTTCCGGTAATGGCTGCCGAAGCCTTGGCCACGGACTCGCCTTGGCTGACAGGGGATTGGGCAGGTAAAAGGAATGAGCTGAGTGAACAAGGATTTATTTTTGGACTGTTCTACGTAAATGAGCTTGCAGCGAACGTGAAGGGAGGATACGACCAAAAGACGGCGCTAGTGACGAGCGACCAGACGACGGCTCTCTTCAACTACGATCTGAGCAAGAAAATGGGGGTGGATGGAGAGTTCAGCCTCGTTTTAACCAATCGCAACAACCATCAGTTGCTTTCTAACACTCGGCTGAACGACCCACGAACGGGAACACTCCCAAATCTGTCGCAAGAGGTGTGGGGGTTTGGCTCTGTCACGCGTCTAACCCGTCTCACCTATAAACAAAATTTCTTTGATAAGAAATTGACCGTCAGGGTTGGAAAAATGACTCCGACCGAGGAGTATTTCCCCTCGACCTGTGAATTCCAAAGTCTGGTCAACTGCGGCACGGTCCCTGGTATCAGCAATATTTGGTACGGATGGCCAATCAGTACCTGGGCTATCTCGACCACTTACCACATAGCTCCGGATTGGTACATAAAAGTTGGCGCCTATCAACAAAGTCCGCTGACCACCCGTAATGAGCGGCGGATGTCACTGAGTACCCGTGGCTCCGAGGGGCAGATTTATCCAATCTTGCTTGGCTGGCGTCCTCACTGGGGCGAGCGGAAATTGGCGGGCAATTATTTCATTGGTGCCTATTACAGTAATGTGGATGCCCCTGATGTGGCTGCCGGTGCCGCCGGAGGAATGGAGGCCTCCAATCCAGCTGCCGGCTTTAAAAGCCGTCATGGTAAATACGCCGCCTGGGCCTTTTTTGAGCAACAGCTGACAGGGCCTGGCGGCGACAGTAAGCAAGGGCTGCGCGTCTTCGTTAACGCCGAGATCAATGACAAGGCCACGTCTGTCCTGCACTACGGCTACGGCGCTGGTCTTTATTACAATGGTCTTTTCGCCAGTCGTCCGGATGACATGCTCGGTTTTGCCAGTACGGCAATCAAGATCAATAAGGACTGGACACGTAATAGGGATCTGGCGAACCAGTTGGCAGGCGTCGATAACTATGATGATCCTCGTTATCTGCCATTGGGTGACACGGAAGTTTCGACAGAATTGTTCTATCGCTATCAAGCGACCCCATGGCTCTATCTCCAGCCCAATATCCAGTATTACATCGCTCCGGGTGGTGTGGACAAGGTGCCAGATGCGACCGTGCTCGGCCTCCGATTCAATATCACTTTCTAA
- a CDS encoding beta-glucosidase family protein, with product MKNNIPPYIIAVLASAMASTHVLAASQPWLDSTQSPDQRAMLLQQDLTLEEQIRRVHGEMAMPILGFTVPEGAIGSAGFVPADPARGIPALQITDASLGVANPANVRPGDGGTPLPSGLSSAASWNPAVAYDGGRMIGQEAWSKGFNVMLAGGVNLARDPRNGRNFEYFGEDPLLAGTMAGESIRGIQSQHVLSTIKHFAMNDQETARMGMNAVIDERPLTESDLLAFQFAIERGQPGAVMCGYNRVNGSHACDNAELLQRILKNRWGYRGFVMSDWGSVHSVEAAMHGVDIEMGTQLDKWLFGDVFFEQPLLAKAEREQAYRTRLEDMSRRVLRSMFDVGLFEHPPVKTPIDYVASKAVAQRAAEEGMVLLRNEKQILPLKGTGTNQRILVVGGNADKGVLSGAGSSQVVEPEGPGLAIHSGGEGQFASLREMVWHRSSPLKALKAELPDAVITFNDGRNPGEAAALAKNADVVIVFATQWMMESYDTFDLELPSGQNDLIDAVASANVKTVVVLETGGPVSMPWLKKTGAVVQAWYPGAGGGEAIARTLTGKVNPSGRLPMTFPADIKQLPRPVIPGFGGPENAKIDVDYNVEGADVGYKWFARKAIKPLFPFGFGLSYTKFKYDGLNIEKTSPLTVSFKVTNTGPLTGQDVPQLYLTRMPGRAQQRLLGWDKIELRAGESRSVTLQVDSRLLADFDVRAQRWSVAPGGYAVALGHSATDLVARQQVDLSRQDFADPVVSH from the coding sequence ATGAAAAATAACATCCCTCCTTACATCATCGCGGTATTGGCGTCCGCTATGGCGAGTACCCACGTCCTGGCAGCCTCTCAACCTTGGCTGGATTCGACTCAATCGCCGGATCAGCGGGCAATGCTCTTACAGCAAGATTTGACGCTGGAAGAACAAATCCGCCGAGTACACGGCGAAATGGCCATGCCAATCCTCGGATTCACCGTGCCGGAAGGCGCTATCGGGTCCGCAGGGTTTGTGCCAGCCGATCCAGCGCGGGGTATCCCGGCTCTGCAAATCACGGATGCGAGTCTGGGCGTCGCAAATCCTGCGAATGTGCGGCCCGGGGATGGCGGGACGCCTCTTCCTTCAGGACTTAGCAGTGCTGCTAGCTGGAACCCCGCAGTCGCTTACGATGGGGGCAGAATGATCGGCCAGGAGGCATGGAGCAAAGGATTCAATGTCATGCTTGCTGGCGGGGTAAACCTGGCACGAGATCCCCGCAATGGGAGGAATTTCGAATACTTCGGCGAGGATCCTCTGCTGGCTGGCACCATGGCCGGTGAGAGCATCAGAGGTATTCAAAGCCAACACGTGCTTTCGACGATCAAGCACTTCGCGATGAATGATCAGGAGACTGCACGCATGGGGATGAACGCTGTCATCGACGAACGCCCCCTGACGGAGAGTGATCTGCTCGCGTTCCAATTTGCGATTGAGCGCGGCCAGCCCGGTGCGGTGATGTGTGGCTACAACCGGGTCAATGGTAGTCACGCGTGTGACAACGCTGAGCTGCTTCAGCGGATCTTGAAGAATCGTTGGGGTTATCGCGGTTTTGTGATGTCCGATTGGGGTTCGGTGCACAGTGTCGAGGCTGCGATGCACGGCGTGGATATCGAGATGGGTACGCAACTGGACAAATGGCTGTTTGGAGATGTTTTCTTTGAACAGCCGCTGTTGGCCAAAGCTGAGCGGGAACAAGCCTACCGGACCCGTCTGGAGGATATGAGTCGGCGAGTCTTGCGATCCATGTTTGACGTAGGTCTCTTCGAGCATCCTCCCGTAAAAACGCCCATTGATTATGTGGCGAGCAAGGCGGTTGCGCAGCGGGCTGCAGAGGAAGGAATGGTACTGCTGCGCAATGAGAAACAGATATTGCCTCTCAAGGGGACGGGAACGAACCAAAGGATCTTGGTGGTGGGGGGCAATGCGGATAAAGGGGTTCTTTCCGGGGCGGGCTCATCGCAGGTTGTGGAGCCTGAGGGGCCTGGGTTGGCAATCCACAGCGGAGGCGAGGGGCAGTTCGCTTCCCTGCGCGAGATGGTCTGGCACCGAAGCTCGCCACTCAAGGCGCTGAAGGCGGAGCTACCTGACGCCGTCATCACCTTCAACGATGGGCGCAACCCTGGAGAGGCGGCTGCTCTGGCCAAGAACGCCGATGTGGTCATCGTGTTCGCGACGCAGTGGATGATGGAGAGTTACGACACCTTCGATCTGGAACTGCCCAGCGGTCAGAATGATTTGATCGACGCAGTGGCGTCCGCAAACGTGAAAACCGTCGTTGTCTTGGAAACTGGTGGCCCTGTCAGTATGCCGTGGCTCAAGAAGACCGGAGCGGTGGTGCAGGCCTGGTATCCCGGTGCTGGCGGTGGTGAGGCTATCGCTCGTACGCTGACCGGCAAAGTGAATCCCTCGGGTCGCCTTCCAATGACCTTTCCCGCTGATATCAAACAGCTGCCGCGCCCTGTGATACCTGGCTTCGGTGGCCCGGAAAACGCAAAGATCGACGTCGATTACAACGTCGAAGGCGCCGACGTGGGATACAAGTGGTTCGCGCGCAAGGCTATCAAGCCCTTGTTCCCATTCGGCTTCGGGCTTTCCTACACGAAATTCAAATATGACGGCTTGAACATCGAGAAAACCTCTCCGCTCACCGTTAGTTTCAAGGTGACCAATACGGGCCCTCTGACAGGGCAGGATGTTCCGCAGCTCTACCTGACTCGCATGCCTGGTCGGGCTCAGCAACGTTTGCTGGGGTGGGACAAGATCGAGCTCCGGGCAGGGGAGTCGCGATCCGTTACCCTGCAAGTGGATTCACGGCTGCTCGCTGATTTCGATGTCAGGGCACAACGCTGGTCGGTAGCACCAGGGGGCTATGCTGTAGCCCTCGGCCACAGCGCTACCGATCTCGTTGCTCGGCAACAGGTGGATCTATCCAGACAAGACTTCGCAGATCCAGTCGTAAGCCACTAG
- a CDS encoding SRPBCC family protein, producing MIRLQHAIKVAAPRATLYHALTDLDEMAAWHLGDVAGAITPGEVLTLRPKPGLHFAFRTEALELNTRLVQTEVEGPSHSAGRTLIFQLADLDDGHTLVELTHGEWDESDSHLPLCNTHWGYVLHRLKAHVEKA from the coding sequence ATGATTAGGCTACAACATGCAATCAAAGTCGCCGCACCCCGAGCAACGCTCTACCACGCTCTCACCGATCTAGATGAAATGGCGGCGTGGCACCTCGGAGACGTCGCAGGTGCGATTACGCCCGGAGAGGTGCTGACCCTAAGGCCCAAGCCCGGTTTGCACTTCGCTTTTCGGACTGAGGCATTAGAACTGAATACCCGTCTCGTGCAGACCGAAGTGGAGGGTCCTAGTCACTCTGCAGGCAGGACGTTGATCTTCCAGCTTGCCGATCTCGACGATGGACACACGCTTGTCGAACTGACGCACGGCGAATGGGACGAAAGCGATTCGCATCTTCCGCTCTGTAATACCCACTGGGGATACGTGCTGCATCGCCTGAAGGCTCACGTCGAAAAAGCCTGA
- a CDS encoding MarR family winged helix-turn-helix transcriptional regulator, producing the protein MQEHTATWNYRLPEMTKPQYAVLRAISESPGLEQSALLEPAVATKATLTELLKRLENRGWVARTRDELDRRRWYVFLTKDGQAALSDAQHMAAATDEVFLSKLDKEEQKLLVKALKKMLD; encoded by the coding sequence ATGCAAGAACACACCGCGACATGGAACTATCGACTGCCTGAGATGACAAAACCTCAGTACGCCGTGCTTAGAGCGATCTCGGAAAGCCCAGGGCTCGAACAATCCGCTCTGCTGGAGCCAGCGGTCGCAACTAAGGCCACCCTCACTGAGTTACTTAAGCGATTGGAAAATCGAGGCTGGGTTGCGAGAACCCGGGACGAACTTGATCGGAGACGCTGGTACGTTTTCCTTACTAAGGATGGCCAGGCTGCGTTGAGTGATGCGCAACATATGGCCGCGGCAACGGATGAAGTATTCTTGAGCAAGCTTGATAAGGAAGAGCAAAAACTGCTCGTGAAAGCCTTGAAAAAGATGCTGGACTGA